A window of Syntrophorhabdaceae bacterium contains these coding sequences:
- a CDS encoding TRC40/GET3/ArsA family transport-energizing ATPase, whose translation MFGGKGGLGKTTFSAATAYYLAKQGKRVLVFSVDPQASLSDIFKKDIFGKGPTEIMPNLYAQEIDADRRVREYQQEIRKKIIDMYGMDKIPDEIESYIQAAAAEPAMEESAIFDEVVDIVVHGGYDYYIYDLVPLGHALYYLSMASVYDEWIDKITNLRQQMREYDQVAAVIRRDKELDEDAILNELLYIKERINKSSGILTDKEKTAFFFVLTPEQMIINDTLKAAELFAKFDVPLSGYIINRVLPPELKTQKIPEYLKNRLIMQDKYLKVIDEVFKDQILASVPEMERDVTGLGMIEKLADKMFF comes from the coding sequence ATGTTCGGTGGGAAAGGCGGACTCGGTAAAACAACCTTTTCTGCGGCTACTGCCTACTATCTCGCGAAACAGGGAAAACGTGTTCTCGTTTTTTCCGTAGACCCGCAGGCATCTCTGAGCGATATATTCAAAAAGGATATATTCGGAAAAGGACCGACAGAGATCATGCCGAATCTCTATGCCCAGGAGATCGATGCTGACCGCAGGGTCAGGGAATACCAGCAGGAGATACGAAAAAAGATCATCGACATGTACGGCATGGACAAAATCCCTGACGAGATCGAGAGCTATATCCAGGCAGCTGCAGCGGAGCCTGCAATGGAAGAGAGCGCCATCTTTGATGAGGTCGTCGACATCGTTGTCCATGGCGGGTACGATTACTATATCTATGACCTCGTACCTTTAGGCCACGCGCTGTATTACCTGAGCATGGCATCGGTATACGATGAATGGATAGACAAGATCACCAATCTCCGCCAGCAGATGCGTGAATATGACCAGGTCGCGGCCGTCATACGCCGTGACAAGGAGCTCGACGAGGATGCGATCCTCAATGAGCTTCTCTACATCAAGGAACGGATCAATAAATCGTCAGGCATCCTGACAGACAAAGAAAAGACCGCCTTTTTCTTCGTTTTAACACCGGAACAAATGATAATCAATGATACGCTTAAGGCAGCGGAGCTCTTTGCGAAATTCGATGTCCCGCTGAGCGGATATATTATTAACCGTGTTCTGCCTCCCGAGCTGAAGACCCAAAAGATACCGGAGTATCTCAAAAACCGGCTTATTATGCAGGATAAGTACCTTAAGGTCATTGATGAGGTTTTCAAAGATCAGATACTCGCCTCTGTTCCGGAAATGGAACGGGATGTTACCGGTCTTGGTATGATCGAAAAGCTCGCAGATAAGATGTTTTTTTGA